From the genome of Streptococcus mitis, one region includes:
- a CDS encoding Dps family protein, which produces MVEFKKEAVKDVTTLTKSAPVALAKTKEVLNQAVADLYVAHVALHQVHWYMRGRGFLVWHPKMDEYMDALDGQLDEISERLITLGGSPFSTLTEFLQNSEIEEEAGEYRNVEESLERVLAIYRYLSELFQKGLDVTDEEGDDVTNGIFTDAKTETDKTIWMLAAELGQAPGL; this is translated from the coding sequence ATGGTAGAATTTAAAAAAGAAGCAGTAAAAGACGTAACAACATTGACAAAATCAGCGCCAGTAGCATTGGCGAAAACAAAGGAAGTATTGAATCAAGCTGTTGCTGATTTGTACGTAGCCCACGTTGCTTTGCACCAAGTACACTGGTACATGCGTGGTCGTGGTTTCCTTGTATGGCATCCAAAAATGGATGAGTACATGGATGCTCTTGATGGTCAATTGGATGAAATCAGTGAGCGTTTGATCACACTTGGTGGTAGCCCATTCTCTACATTGACAGAATTCCTTCAAAACAGTGAAATCGAAGAAGAAGCTGGTGAATACCGTAATGTTGAAGAAAGCTTGGAACGTGTCCTTGCTATCTACCGTTACTTGTCAGAACTCTTCCAAAAAGGTTTGGATGTTACTGATGAAGAAGGTGACGATGTGACAAACGGTATCTTTACAGATGCTAAAACTGAAACTGATAAAACAATCTGGATGCTTGCCGCAGAACTTGGACAAGCACCTGGTTTGTAA